The nucleotide sequence GCTTGGAGATCTTGTAGAGCCTATTGTATCTGAACTCGGATTTGATTTGTATCATCTTGAATTTGTAAAAGAAGGAAAAGAAAATTACCTAAGAGTATATATAGATAAAGAAGATGGAAATATATCGTTAGATGACTGTGAGAAGGTAAGTAGAGCTGTGAGTGATATGCTAGATTTAGAAGATCCGATAAAAGACAGTTATTACTTAGAGGTGTCGTCTCCAGGAATAGAAAGAACACTATATACTGAAGAACATTTAAAAAGATATATTGGATCAGATGTATCGATAAAATTATATTCTGTATTTGATGGAAAAAAACAATATGATGGAAAATTAATTGATTTTGATAAGGAAAATATAGTGGTAGATTGCACTGGAAGTAATATTTCCATTCCGAGAAATAAAGTTTCAAATGTAAGTTTAAGAGCAGAATTTTAAGGGAGGGTATTAGAAAAATGAATCAGGAGTTTATTGAAGCTTTACGAGAGATAGTTAAAGAAAAAGGAATAAGTGAAGATTTGTTGTTTACGACTATAGAAGATGCATTGGTTGCTGCTTATAAGAAGAATTATGCAAATCATGGGGCAGGAAATCAAAATGTCAAGGTTACAATGAATAGGGAGAATGGAGAAATTCATGTATATTCACAGAAGACAGTTGTTGAAGATGTGATGGATGATGTAGATGAAATATCTCTTGAGGATGCTAAAGGTATAGATTCAAATTATAATATTGATGATATAGTTAGTATAGAGGTTACTCCTAAAAAATTTGGAAGAGTAGCTGCACAGGCTGCAAAACAAGTTGTTATTCAAAGAATAAAAGAAGAAGAGAGAAGAATAGTATATAATGATTTTATAGAAAAGGAAGATGATATAATAACAGGTACTGTTATTAGAAAAGATAAGAATAATGTACTTGTTGATCTTGGAAAAACAGAAGCTGTTCTTGGACCTAATGAGCAGATGCGTGGTGAGAAATACAATTTTAATGATAAACTTAAACTTTATATTGTGGAGGTTAAGAATACTACAAAAGGAGCACAGATTGTCATATCAAGAACTCATCCCGGGCTCATAAAGAGACTGTTTGAACTTGAAGTTCCAGAAATTTTTGATGGAACTGTTGAAATAAAGGCAATATCAAGAGAAGCAGGTTCTAGAACTAAGATAGCAGTCAGTTCAAATGATGAAAATGTTGATCCTATGGGAGCCTGCGTTGGACCTAAAGGTATAAGGGTACAGAATATAGTTGATGAGCTCAAAAATGAAAAAATCGATATTATAAAATGGAGTAAGCTCCCGGAGGAGTATATAGCTAATTCTTTAAGTCCAGCTAAAGTTTTGGATGTAACATTGGATGAAGAAAGTAAATTTGCCCAGATTGTGGTAGATGACAATCAACTTTCACTTGCAATTGGTAAAGAGGGTCAAAATGTTAGATTGGCTGCAAGACTTACGGGATGGAAAATTGATATCAAAAGTAAATCTCAAGCAGATGAAGCCAGGGACATTTGTAAGGAAGATGCTAATAGTGACACTCAAAATGTTGAGGACACCGGTGATATTTTAGAATAAATTTGTTTTTAGGACTGGATGGTGAGAGTATGAAGGTGAAAAAAATACCCAAAAGAATGTGTACTGGATGCATGGAAATGAAACCTAAAAAAGAGCTTATAAGAGTTGTGAAAAATAAAGAAGATGAAGTCTTTATAGATTTGACAGGTAAAAAAAATGGTAGAGGAGCTTATGTCTGTAAAAACATAGATTGTCTAGACAAAGCGCTCAAAAGTAAAAGGCTAGAAAAAAACCTTGAAATTACTATAGATGAAGAGATATACAATAGACTTAAGGAAGAAATAGAAAATGAAAAATGACTTTTTTCAGTTCTTGGGATTGGCAAAACGTGCAGGAAAAATCCTGGAAGGTTATAATAAATGTGAAGATGGTATAAAACATCACAAGGTTTTTTTAATATTACTTACTTCAACTGTAAGTAAAAATACTCTGAATAAATTTAAGAACTATGCAGAAAAATTTAATATACCTGTAATAGAAAATATTGATGGAGATAAAATAAGTGGGTCAATAGGTGTAGATATTATAAAAGTACTGGGAATATCTGATAAAAACATAAGCAGAAAATTAATTGACATATGGAAATAAAATTTAGTTTCGGGGGTGATCTATTTGACAAAAGTAAGAGTATACGAATTAGCTAAAGAGTTAAATATATCAAGTAAAAGTTTAATAAAAATCTTACAAGAAGAATTTAATGTCAAAGTAAAGAATCATATGAGTGTTATAGAGGAAGAAGATGCTCAGTTAATTAAGGAATTATTTGCAGAAAAAAAAGATGAAAAGAATCCAGATGATGAAGAGAGCATAGAGGAAAAATATGAAGATTTAGCAGAAGAAGATCTCAAGAAGTCTTTAAAAAAGAGTAAGGTAAAGAATAAGAATAATAAAGATAAAAAAGAAGATACGTCAAAAGCTTTAGCTTCAAATAGAGATAATGTAATAGAATTAGAGGAAAGTACTATAACTGTAAAGGAATTTGCTGAAAAAATAAAAAAACAGACTACAGAGGTAATAAAACAGCTCATATTTATGGGAGTAATGGCAGCTATAAATGATGAGATAGATTTTTCTACTGCCAAAAAATTAGGAGAAAAATTTGATACTGTAGTTGTTCAGAAGGAATTGGATATTGATAAAGAAGCGGTAGAACAAGAGGAAGATGATGATGAAGATGATAATTTAGTCAGCAGACCTCCAGTTATAACAGTCATGGGACACGTTGACCATGGAAAAACTTCATTACTTGATGCAATTAGAAAAGCAAAAGTTACTAGTATGGAAGCTGGCGGAATTACACAACATATAGGTGCATATACAGTAAACTTAAATGGACAAAAGATTACGTTTTTAGATACTCCAGGACATGAAGCATTTACTGCCATGAGAGCAAGAGGTGCACAAATTACTGATATAGTTATATTAGTTGTAGCGGCAGATGATGGCATAATGCCTCAGACTGTGGAAGCAATAAATCACTGTAAAGCTGCTAATGTTCCCATAGTAGTAGCTATAAATAAGATGGATAGACCTGGTGCAAATCCAGATAGAGTTAAACAGGAATTAACTGAGTATGATCTTGTACCTGAAGATTGGGGTGGAGATGTAATATGTGTTCCAGTATCGGCCCATACAAAAGAAGGAATAGATACACTTTTGGAAATGGTTATTTTAACGGCCGAAATGCAGGAATTAAAAGCAAATCCTGATAGAAATGCGAAAGGAACAGTTGTAGAAGCCAAACTCGATAAGGGAAGAGGAGCTGTAGCAACTTTATTAGTTCAAAATGGAACACTTCATGTTGGAGATTCTATAATAGTTGGATCAACATATGGAAGGATAAGAGCTATGTTTGACGACAAGGGCAAAAAGATAAAGTCAGCAGGACCTTCCATACCAGTTGAAATATTAGGACTCTCAGAAGTACCTGCTTCAGGAGATAGATTTCATCAAGTAAAAGATGAAAAAACAGCTAGAGAAATGGCTGATAAAAGAAAAGAAAAACTTAGATTACAATATTTACAGTCAACCCACAAGGTTTCACTTGAAAACTTGTATAATCAGATAAAAGAGGGCAAGGTAAAAGAGTTAAATGTTATAATTAAAGCAGATGTTCATGGATCGATAGAAGCTTTAAAACAATCTTTAGAAAAGTTGTCTAATGAAGAAGTAAAGGTAAGAGTTATACATGGAGCAGTAGGAGCTGTAACTGGAACGGATGTAGCACTGGCATCTGCATCTAATGCAATAATAATAGCTTTTAATGTAAGACCAGATTCTAATGCAACAATTTTGGCTGAAAAGGAATCAGTTGATATAAAGACATATAGGGTAATATATAATGCAATAGATGATATAAAAGCTGCTATGGAAGGTATGCTTGAACCGGATTATAAGGAAGTTGTAATTGGAAAAGCAGAGATTAGACAGACATACAAGATTTCAAATGTTGGAACTATAGCTGGTTGTTATGTTACGGATGGTAAGATAATTAGAAACAGCAGTGTTAGAATTATAAGAGATGGAATAGTGATATTTGAGTCTGAACTTGCATCTTTAAAGAGATTTAAGGATGATGTAAAAGAAGTTGCTTCCGGATACGAATGTGGCCTTTCAATTGAAAAGTTTAACGATATAAAAGAGGGCGATGTGGTAGAAGCCTATGAAATGGAAGAAGTAAAGAAGCAGTTGTAGTTTATATGAATAGGTTATTCCTGCTTTTGGAGTGACTAGAAATGAGGTGAATTATATGGCTAAGTATAGAGGCGGAAGAATAAATGAAGAGATGAAAAAAGAGATAAGTAATATAATTCAAAATGAG is from Clostridium fermenticellae and encodes:
- the rimP gene encoding ribosome maturation factor RimP, translated to MSKDSLKDRLGDLVEPIVSELGFDLYHLEFVKEGKENYLRVYIDKEDGNISLDDCEKVSRAVSDMLDLEDPIKDSYYLEVSSPGIERTLYTEEHLKRYIGSDVSIKLYSVFDGKKQYDGKLIDFDKENIVVDCTGSNISIPRNKVSNVSLRAEF
- the nusA gene encoding transcription termination factor NusA — its product is MNQEFIEALREIVKEKGISEDLLFTTIEDALVAAYKKNYANHGAGNQNVKVTMNRENGEIHVYSQKTVVEDVMDDVDEISLEDAKGIDSNYNIDDIVSIEVTPKKFGRVAAQAAKQVVIQRIKEEERRIVYNDFIEKEDDIITGTVIRKDKNNVLVDLGKTEAVLGPNEQMRGEKYNFNDKLKLYIVEVKNTTKGAQIVISRTHPGLIKRLFELEVPEIFDGTVEIKAISREAGSRTKIAVSSNDENVDPMGACVGPKGIRVQNIVDELKNEKIDIIKWSKLPEEYIANSLSPAKVLDVTLDEESKFAQIVVDDNQLSLAIGKEGQNVRLAARLTGWKIDIKSKSQADEARDICKEDANSDTQNVEDTGDILE
- the rnpM gene encoding RNase P modulator RnpM; its protein translation is MKVKKIPKRMCTGCMEMKPKKELIRVVKNKEDEVFIDLTGKKNGRGAYVCKNIDCLDKALKSKRLEKNLEITIDEEIYNRLKEEIENEK
- a CDS encoding ribosomal L7Ae/L30e/S12e/Gadd45 family protein, which gives rise to MKNDFFQFLGLAKRAGKILEGYNKCEDGIKHHKVFLILLTSTVSKNTLNKFKNYAEKFNIPVIENIDGDKISGSIGVDIIKVLGISDKNISRKLIDIWK
- the infB gene encoding translation initiation factor IF-2, yielding MTKVRVYELAKELNISSKSLIKILQEEFNVKVKNHMSVIEEEDAQLIKELFAEKKDEKNPDDEESIEEKYEDLAEEDLKKSLKKSKVKNKNNKDKKEDTSKALASNRDNVIELEESTITVKEFAEKIKKQTTEVIKQLIFMGVMAAINDEIDFSTAKKLGEKFDTVVVQKELDIDKEAVEQEEDDDEDDNLVSRPPVITVMGHVDHGKTSLLDAIRKAKVTSMEAGGITQHIGAYTVNLNGQKITFLDTPGHEAFTAMRARGAQITDIVILVVAADDGIMPQTVEAINHCKAANVPIVVAINKMDRPGANPDRVKQELTEYDLVPEDWGGDVICVPVSAHTKEGIDTLLEMVILTAEMQELKANPDRNAKGTVVEAKLDKGRGAVATLLVQNGTLHVGDSIIVGSTYGRIRAMFDDKGKKIKSAGPSIPVEILGLSEVPASGDRFHQVKDEKTAREMADKRKEKLRLQYLQSTHKVSLENLYNQIKEGKVKELNVIIKADVHGSIEALKQSLEKLSNEEVKVRVIHGAVGAVTGTDVALASASNAIIIAFNVRPDSNATILAEKESVDIKTYRVIYNAIDDIKAAMEGMLEPDYKEVVIGKAEIRQTYKISNVGTIAGCYVTDGKIIRNSSVRIIRDGIVIFESELASLKRFKDDVKEVASGYECGLSIEKFNDIKEGDVVEAYEMEEVKKQL